From Meiothermus sp., a single genomic window includes:
- a CDS encoding nucleoside hydrolase, giving the protein MPRKIILDCDPGHDDAIAIMLALASEELEVLGITTVYGNVSLERTTRNALVVREVLGHNVPIYAGTDRPLVRNRISAEAVHGVSGLEGPHLPSPTGQAEPVHAVHFIIEQVLKYPGEVTLVPVGALTNIALAMRLEPRIIPQIKEIVLMGGSIDIGNWSPSAEFNILCDPHAAKIVFEAGVPLVMMGLNLTHQTVAHPARVARFRALGTRVGAFTAELLEFFREHHIQRYKWDGAPIHDACAVAFLLRPELYKTALFNVEIEANEGLAFGRTVCDYWRVTGKQPNCEVGLEIDVEGFYDLLVERIGRY; this is encoded by the coding sequence GTGCCGCGCAAGATTATCCTCGACTGCGACCCCGGACACGACGATGCTATCGCCATCATGCTGGCCCTGGCCAGCGAAGAGCTCGAGGTTCTGGGTATCACCACCGTTTACGGCAACGTAAGCCTGGAGCGCACTACCCGCAACGCCCTGGTAGTGCGGGAGGTATTGGGCCACAACGTACCCATTTATGCCGGTACCGACCGCCCTTTGGTGCGCAACCGCATCAGCGCCGAGGCCGTTCACGGGGTCTCGGGGCTGGAAGGTCCTCACCTGCCCAGCCCCACCGGCCAGGCTGAGCCTGTGCATGCTGTGCATTTCATCATCGAGCAGGTGCTCAAGTACCCCGGCGAGGTCACGCTGGTGCCGGTGGGAGCCCTTACCAACATTGCCCTGGCTATGCGTCTGGAGCCCCGCATCATTCCTCAAATAAAAGAAATTGTGCTAATGGGCGGTTCTATTGACATTGGTAACTGGTCGCCGAGTGCTGAGTTCAACATTTTGTGCGATCCCCACGCAGCCAAGATTGTCTTTGAGGCCGGGGTTCCGCTGGTGATGATGGGCCTCAACCTAACCCACCAGACCGTGGCCCACCCCGCCCGGGTAGCACGCTTCCGGGCTCTGGGCACCCGGGTAGGGGCTTTCACGGCGGAGTTGCTCGAGTTTTTCCGCGAGCACCACATCCAGCGCTACAAGTGGGATGGCGCCCCCATCCACGACGCCTGTGCGGTGGCTTTCTTGCTACGGCCTGAGCTATATAAAACCGCCCTGTTCAATGTGGAAATCGAGGCCAACGAAGGGCTGGCCTTCGGGCGCACGGTTTGCGACTACTGGCGTGTAACCGGCAAACAACCCAACTGCGAGGTGGGGCTCGAGATCGATGTCGAAGGTTTCTACGACTTGCTGGTAGAGCGCATCGGGCGCTACTAA
- the rbsK gene encoding ribokinase, with product MSIVVVGSINMDLVVRVKRHPLPGETLLGSDYETHYGGKGANQAVAAARMLKRTTSKASAAPTQGIGVRMIGRVGQDEFGSQLRNALKREGINVNATIPIAAPTGVAFIAVNDEGQNTIIVSPGANHRLRPENLSPAEFEGAKVVVLQLEIPLETVRRAAELGRQAGARVILNAAPAQKLPDKVLEYVDILVVNASEALGLTGVLPDSPEMALEVAQVLGAKVPTVIITLGEQGAVWVAPEGSGYQPVPKVEALDTTGAGDAFIGALATAICEGQALPQAVQLGCVAGALAVTKVGAQSSLPWREDVSARLES from the coding sequence ATGAGCATTGTTGTGGTTGGGAGCATCAACATGGACTTGGTGGTTAGGGTCAAGCGGCACCCGCTTCCGGGGGAGACCCTGCTGGGTTCCGATTACGAGACCCACTACGGAGGTAAGGGCGCCAACCAGGCCGTCGCCGCCGCGCGTATGTTGAAACGCACCACCTCTAAAGCTAGCGCTGCCCCAACCCAGGGCATAGGGGTGCGGATGATTGGCCGGGTGGGCCAAGATGAGTTTGGCAGCCAGCTCCGCAATGCACTCAAGCGGGAGGGCATCAATGTGAACGCTACCATTCCCATTGCAGCCCCTACCGGTGTGGCTTTTATAGCGGTAAACGACGAGGGGCAGAACACCATCATCGTCTCGCCCGGGGCCAACCACCGCCTCAGGCCCGAAAACCTCTCTCCGGCGGAGTTCGAGGGCGCTAAGGTGGTGGTGCTACAACTCGAGATTCCCCTCGAGACCGTGCGCCGGGCCGCCGAGCTCGGCCGCCAGGCCGGGGCCAGGGTTATCCTGAATGCCGCCCCGGCCCAGAAACTACCCGACAAAGTGCTCGAGTACGTAGATATCTTGGTTGTAAATGCCAGCGAAGCCTTGGGATTGACCGGGGTTCTGCCCGACTCGCCCGAAATGGCTCTCGAGGTAGCCCAGGTGCTTGGTGCGAAAGTTCCTACCGTCATAATTACCTTGGGTGAACAAGGTGCTGTTTGGGTGGCGCCCGAGGGCAGTGGCTATCAGCCGGTGCCCAAAGTAGAAGCGCTGGATACCACCGGTGCGGGCGATGCCTTTATCGGTGCGCTGGCCACGGCTATCTGCGAAGGGCAGGCCCTGCCCCAGGCTGTGCAGCTTGGCTGCGTAGCGGGGGCGCTGGCGGTCACCAAGGTGGGTGCCCAATCCTCGCTCCCCTGGCGTGAGGATGTGAGTGCAAGGCTCGAGTCCTGA